The window CAGCGCACAGCGTCAGGCGCTGGTGGACGAGTCGGCCTCCTCAGCCTGGTCGATGCGTGTCACCCGCGCTCGTGGCGAACCAGCTGGACGCGGGACGTGGTAGAAACGCTGACATGACGGTCCGTCACCTGCCTTCCTGTTCCGGGGGCCGCCCGTGAACTGCATCGTCGTCGGCGGCGGGCTCGCCGGGCTCGCGTCGGCCGTCTGGCTCATCGAAGCCGGACACGAGGTCACGCTGCTCGAGCAGCGCGGCGCGCTGGGCGGTCGCACAGTGGCCATCCCGCAACCCGAGGTGGACGACATCCCAGACAATGGACAGCACGTGTTCGCCAGTGGCTACGAGCACCTGATGCGCTACCTCGAGAGCATCGGCACGCGCCAGCACGTGTGCTTTCCAGGGCAGATGTCGTTTCGCATGCCGGGCGGCGAGGTGCAGGTGTCCTCCTCGCACGGGCTCGCCGCACTGCGGCCCATGCTGGGCGACCTACCGGGCGTGACGGGCCTCGATCGCGTCCGGACCGCCATGGCGCAAGCGCGGCTCTTCTCGCAGTGCCTCCGCAAGCCGGCGGACCTCGACGACATCACGGCGGACGCGTGGTTCGACCGCCTCGGGATGCCCGCGTCGGCGCGCAAGGCCCAATGGGACGGCATCGTCATCGGGCTGACGGGCGACAAGCCCGACATCACCTCCGCCCGCGTGCCCGCCGAGCTGCTGGCCACCGGCATCCGCCGCGCGATCGCGACGCGCACGCCCGTCTCCATCGGCTATCCCACGGTCGACCTGGACACCCTCTTCCTGCGCCCCGTGCATGCGTTCTTCGACCGTCATGGAGCCGTGGTGCGTACGAGCGCTCGGGTGCAGAGCGTGGACGTCGACGGCTTCCGGATGCGTGGCGTGACACTGAGCACTGGTGAGCGTCTTGCGGCGGACGCGGTCATCTGCGCCGTCCCCGTGTGGAAGGTACGGGGCTTGTTGGACCAGGTACCAGGGCACGAGGACATCTATCGCGCGTGCGACCACCTCACCCCCGTCCCCATCGTGAGCGTGAACCTCTACCTCGACCGCTCCATCGAGATGGCCGACTGGGGCGAGATCCTGTACGGGGGCGAGGGGGTGCTGGAGCAAGTCTGGGACCGCCAGCGCATGCACGGGCGCGACCCGTCGCGGACCTGGTTCTACTCGACCACGGTGTCGGCGGCGTACGAGCTCGTGAAGCGCAGCAACGAGGAGATCGTGGACACCCAGATGGACGTGCTGCGCCGCTACTACCCGGCGGCCCGGGACGCCCGCGTGGTGCACGGCCACGTGGTGCGCATGCCCCGCTCCACGTTCGCGCAGCGGCCGGGCACGGCGGGGGTGCGCCCCTCGCAGCGCACACAGGTACGCGGACTGGCGATCGCCGGGGATTGGACCCGCACGGACTGGAGCACCACGATGGAGGGGGCCTGCCAGAGCGCGGCGCGCGCGGTCGACGCCGTGCTCGCAGACGCCGGTTGAGCGCCCCCCGCGACCAGCACCCATCGACCATTGAAGGTCGGGCCCGCCTTGCTACACCGTGGACACCCATGGCCAGCTCGCCTCCCAAGACCCGCCGCCTCCGCCGTGTCCTCGTCGGGCTGCTCGCGACCGTCGCGGTCCTGCTCGCCGCGTTCGCGGTGCTCTTCACGCGGGCGCCGCTACCACTGGGGGCGCCGCGCGGCTTCGATCTCAACCTCGTCCGCACCATCGCGCGCGGCACCGACGAAGCCCTGCCCAGCACCGTCGGCCGCTGGGTGGTCGCCAAGGCGCACTACCCGCGCGGCGCCGTGGCCGCCGGGTGGGACTACGTGACGCCCATCACGATGGTGTTCCCGGCCTTCCAGATCGCATGGGCGGACCGCTACATCGTCGTCGACGCCCCACACGAACGCGCGACGCACGACGAGCGCTTCGGCGGTGAGGACTACGATCAGGCGGCGTACGACGGTGTATCCGAAGCCTTGCTTGGCGCCGCACAGATCGTCTTCACGCACGAGCACCTCGACCACGTGCGTGGGGTCTCACGCTCGCCGCACTTCGCCGAGCTGGCCCCGCGCCTGCACCTCACCCAGCAGCAGCGCGACCACATGCCGGACGACGCGGGCTTCGACGCGCAGCAGCTGGACACTGTCGAGGGTCGAGCGCTCACGGAGCCCACACGCCTGGCGCCTGGCGTGGTCCTCATCCCCGCCCCTGGTCACACCCCCGGCAGCCTCTACGTCTACGTGGCGCTCGCCAACGGACAGGAGGTGCTGCTCGTGGGCGACGCTGTCTGGTCTCACCACAACCTCAACCGCGCCGCCGGCCGTCCTCTGGCGCTCTCCCTGTGGCTCCACGAAGACCGCGCAGCCACGCTGGACCAGGCGCGCTCGCTCATCATGCTGCGGGAGGCCCAGCGCACGCTCGCGGTGGTCCCCGCACACGACGACCTCACCGTGCAGAGCTACGTGCGCGACGGCTTCCTGCACGACGGGTTCGTCGAGGTGAGCGCGACCCCCTGAGAGGGACACGCGCTCGGGCTGGCGCGCGCGCCCGGCACGGTGCACACATGGGTCATGGCGCGGCCGGTACGACTCACCAAGCCCCTCGAGCGGGTCATCCACGAAGGGCACCCGTGGATCTACCGCGACGCGCTCGAGCCGCACGACGCGCAGCCGGGTGACACGGTCACGGTGCACGACAAGCGCGGGCGCTTCGTGTGCCGCGGACACGCCGACAGCGGTCCCATCGCGGTGCGCGTGTGGACCACCGAGGACGAGTCGCTGGCGCGTCTGTACTCCGCGCGCTTCTCCCAGGCCTTCGCGCTCCGCGAGCGGATCCGCCCCCCGGACAGCGACGCGTACCGGCTGGTTCACGGCGAGGCCGACCGCATGCCTGGCTGCGTGATCGATCGCTATGCCGACGTGGCCGTGATGCGTCTGGACGGAGACGGCGCGACGGCGCTGCGCGAGCCCCTGGTGCTGGCGGCGGAGCCGCACCTGCGCGCGCTGGGCATCCACACCTTGTTGTGGCGCGTGGGTCGGAAGCAGCAGGTGGAGGTCAACGCGGCCTTCGGTCAGCTGCCTACCGAGCACGTCATCGTGCGCGAGCGTGGCACCAAGCTGGTGGCAGACCTGCAGCACGGTCAGAAGACGGGGCTGTTCCTCGACCTGCGCGAGAGCCGCCATCGGGTCCGGCAGCTGAGCCACGGGCTGCGCGTGTTGAACCTCTACGGGTACACGGGCGGGTTCTCGGTGGCCGCCAGCCTGGGCGGCGCCGCGCACGTCACCACCGTCGACATCGCGCCCGAGGCCGTGAAGCTCACCGCCGACACGTACGCGGCCAACGACCTCGGCGGCGCGGCGCACGAGGCCGTGACCAGTGACGTCCCCCCGTACCTCGACGGGCTTCCGAGCGACGCCACCTTCGACTTGGTGGTGTGCGATCCTCCCAGCTTCGCGCCCAGCGAGCGTGCCTTGCCGGCGGCCCTCGACAGCTACCGGGGCCTGCACGAGCGCTGCATGCGACGCGTGGTGCGCGGCGGCTTGTACCTGGCCGCGTCCTGCTCCAGCCACGTGGACCGCGCGGCTTTCGAGGAGACGCTGCGCGAGGGCGCACGCCGCGCTAGGCGTGTGGTGCAGGTCCTCGAGCGCTCCGACGCGCCCGCCGACCACCCGCGCCTGCTGGGCTTCCCCGAGTTCGACTACTTGAAGGTCAGCCTGTGTCGGGTGCTCTGAGCACACGCGTCGCACCAGCCCGATGACCCGCACCGTCCAGCGCCACTACCGAGACCCCCTCGACCTCGTGTGGACCGAAGTGGCCCGCCGCGTGGGCTTCCGCGTGGAGCGCTCCGATGGCTGCTTCGCCAGCGTGGACCCGGCGGGCGTGATGACGCTGGGCTCCCCCGAGACCCTCGACGCCGACGACTGCCTGGCGCAGATGATCTTCCACGAGCTCTGCCACTCGCTCGTGCAGGGGCGCGAGGGCCTCGCACAAGTCGACTGGGGCCTCGACAACGAGAGCCCGCGGGACGTCCCGCGCGAACACGCCACGCTGCGCCTACAAGCCCACCTGGCCTCGCAGTACGGGCTGCGTCAGGTGCTCGCTCCGACGACGGACTTCCGCGCCTTCTACGACGCACTGCCGAACGACCCGTGGACGGGAGACCCCACCGAGGTCGCGCTCGCGCGCGCCGCGCTCGCCCTGGTGGACGAGGCCCCCTGGGGACCGCACCTGCGCGACGGCTTGGTCGCGACGCGCGCAATTGCAGACGCCGTCGCGCCCTTCACGGACACGACGGCGCTCTTTCACCGCGAGTGACCTACCCGCTCCCGCTCAGGGGCGCGTCGTGTCCACACGCAAGCTGTAGCTGCCCTGGTTGTTGCGGCTGAAGCCGTCCACGACGATGAAGTACGTGCCCGCGTCGAGCGTGGTCTCGATCAACGACTGACGCTGACCGTCGAAGTCGTCGTTGCAGGCCACCTCCGTGCTGGCGTCCGGGCAGTCGCGGCGGATGTGCAGCGCTCCGTCGAAGTCGGTGGTGGTCATGTGCGCGCGCACGGTCATGCGGCGTGTCAGGCGCAGCTGGTACACGCGGTCCGGGCTGGCGGCGTTGCCGGCGCAGCTGGCCTGAAAATTGTCCTGCTCACCCACGGTCGTCCCGTTCACGGTGCGGCCCGGGACGATGCGCGTGGCCGCGCGGCACATGCGCTCCATGGCGACCAGATCCTCGAGCTGCACGTCGAAGTCCGCCTGGCCGAAGCTGCTCGGATCCATGCCGTCCACCACCAGGTGGTACGTGCCCGGGGCGAGGACCGTGTCCAGGCCAGGCCCGCCAGGAGCGATCGGCTGACACGCGACCTCGCCGGTCGCGACGGCGCACTGGCCGCCCCGCACGTAGACCACCCCGTTGAACTCGCTGTTGAGCGCGTTGACGCGCAGCCGTGAGCGGGCGGCCACGTTGAGCGCCATGACGATGTCCGGCGCGCCCTGGCCGCCGCAGGTCCCCGCCAGATCGTCGGCCGCCTGGAACGTGTCCACCGCGAGGTTGCCCGTCTGCGACGGAAGCGGAGCCGCGCAGGTGTCGCCGTTCGCCTGGCCGCCGGTCAGCGGCGCGAGGTCGGCCACCAGCTCGTAGCTCCCAGCCGCCTGCGACTGACCACCGCTGTAGCCGTCGGAGAACACGAAGTACTCACCCGGCTGCAGCACCCCCGTGACCATCGACGCCGCCGTGGTGCCGTGGTCGTCGTTGCAGAGCAGCTCGGTGGACGCGGCGTCGCAGGTGGAGCGCACGTAGATGGCGCCATCGTGCCCCGGCGAAGACTGACGCAGGCGCACGCGCGAAGGCTGCGCGACGCTGAGGCGGTAGACGTTGTCGGGCGAGTGCGCGCCGCCCGCGCACGTGGCCTGGAAGTAATCGGCGCTCCCGGTCGTGTCGCCGCGCACCGGCACGCCCGGGGTCATCGGCGGGGCGGCTGCGCACACCTGGGCGACGTCCTGCATGGCGCGCGCCTGGATGGAGAGCGAGTAGGCGCCCTGGCTGGGCGACCCGTAGCCGTCGACCGCCACGTAGTAGGTCCCTGGGTCCAGCGTCACGTGCAAGCGCGAGTGGCTCGTGTCGGGGCTGTCGTCGTTGCACGCCAGCTCGTTCGAGCCGCAGTCGGTCATCAGGTACAGCGCCCCGTCGAAGGCCGACTCGAGCGCGATGTCGATCATGGCGCGCTCCGTCACGACGAAGGAGTACACGTGCTCGGGGGAGTTGCCGCTCTGCACGCAACTGCCCTGCATCATCGTGGGGCCGCCCGTGGTGTCGCCACGCACGGTCTCACCGATTCCGATGGACTGCGGGTCGGCGCACCCGCCACCGGCAGACCCGCGCTGGCCGCCGCCTCCGCTGCCACCGCGCGCGACGGCTGGCGCACCAGACCACGAGGTGAGCAGGTAGCTGCCGTGACCCGCCACCATGGTGACCACGACCTGATAGGTCCCTGCGCGATCGGGGCAGGCCTGGGCTGCCGCCTGACGGTCGTGCGTCAGGTCGCGCCCGAGCTCGTCGCCCGCCTCCGAGAGGATCTGCACACCCATGTCACGTGTGCCCGAGCCGCCGAGCGCAACGAACGTGTAGCACTGGCCACCGCTCAGCTCGACCTCGAGTCGGACCTCCTCGCCAGCGTCGAGCGAGCCCTCGCTGATGGCGCCCGTCTGCGCCAGCCCCATGGCGGTCATGGCGTTGTGGACCGCGACGTAGCGCGGCTCGAGCCCGGCCCCACCCGCGTGGCAACCCAGCGCAAGACCAGCGGACGCCAGCAGGAGCCAGCCCGGGAAAGAGCGAATGGGGCGCCTGGCTCGCGTGCGTCGCGAGGCCGTGTGGAGGAGGGTTCGGAGGGAGTGATGGTGCATGGGGGTCTTACCGGCGAGGGGTACGGAAGCTTGGTTCGCTTGGGTGCCGAGGCTCGGTCCAGACACTCGAACGAGGGCACCACGGGATTGTACGCGAACGCTCCCGAATACTCCCACCTTCCGAGACGTGCAGCCGCTGGCGCGTGCGCTATAGCCCTGCATGGTGTCCGAGCCCGTCTGCGCCGTGTGCAAGAAGCCTGTCCCTCGCCCCGAACGGGGGAAGCTCGGAGACTTCCCCTTCTGCTCGGCACGCTGCAAGGCGGTGGACCTCAGCCGCTGGCTCGACGGCGACTACGCCATCCCAGACGACGGGTGGAGCGACGCGCTCGCGTTCGAGCCCGACGAGCAGTGAAGGCCGTCGCCGGTGTGGGCGACGCGCTGCTACGCTGACCCGATGCGATACCTGCACTGCATGCTGCGCGTGCGCGATCTGGACGCGGCGCTCCGATTCTTCGTCGATCAACTGGGACTCGTCGAGGCCCGCCGCAGAGAGCACGACGCTGGTCGATTCACGCTCGTGTTCCTGCGCACGCCCGCCGACGCGAGCGCCGGTGACGAAGCGCCCGAGATCGAGTTGACCTACAACTGGGACCAAGCAGAGCCCTACGAGACAGGGCGCTTCTTCGGGCACCTCGCGTTCGAGGTCGACGACATTTACGCGACCTGCACGCGGCTGATGGACGCGGGGGTGACCCTCAACCGCCCTCCTCGAGACGGTCGTATGGCGTTCATCAAGTCACCTGACGGGCACTCGGTGGAGCTGCTGCAGCGGGGCGCAGCGCTCCCCGCGCGCGCACCGTTCGATCAGCTACCGAACGAGGGGAGCTGGTAGCGCGGCGTCGGGTTCCCGACGACGTCAGCGCGGGCGGACGCACCAAGCGTCCAAAACAATGCGCCCGCCGTCCCGGGGAGACTACCGGGAGGCGGGCGCGGCCCGCTGGGGGGAGCACCGGTCTACATCGGCGTGTACACGCGCCGAGAGCGCGACGGTGGGTTCTGCCGCTGACTCGGCTGCCGCGTCGTGGTCGTCGTGCGGGTGGTGGTCCGGGTCTGACCCGACGGAGTCTGCACCGTACGGGTCGTGGTCACCTCACGCTGGCGGGGCTGCGGCTGCGGTTGCACCACCACCGTGCGCTGACGCGGCTGCGGCTGCGGCTGCGGTTGCACCACCACCGTGCGCTGACGCGGCTGCGGCTGCGGCTGCGGCTGCACCACCACCGTGCGCTGACGTGGCTGCGGCTGCGGCTGCGGTTGCACCACCACCGTGCGCTGACGCGGCTGCGGTTGCGGCTGCACCACCACCGTGCGCTGACGCGGCTGCGGCTGCGGCTGCACCACCACCGTGCGCTGACGCGGCTGCGGCTGCGGCTGCACCACCACCGTGCGGTGCTGTGGCTGTCGTACCGTCACGCGCGTTGGCCGCTGGTAGCCCTGGACGTACACATAGGTGCTCCCGCGCTGCTCCCAGCGCGGTT is drawn from Sandaracinaceae bacterium and contains these coding sequences:
- a CDS encoding FAD-dependent oxidoreductase — protein: MNCIVVGGGLAGLASAVWLIEAGHEVTLLEQRGALGGRTVAIPQPEVDDIPDNGQHVFASGYEHLMRYLESIGTRQHVCFPGQMSFRMPGGEVQVSSSHGLAALRPMLGDLPGVTGLDRVRTAMAQARLFSQCLRKPADLDDITADAWFDRLGMPASARKAQWDGIVIGLTGDKPDITSARVPAELLATGIRRAIATRTPVSIGYPTVDLDTLFLRPVHAFFDRHGAVVRTSARVQSVDVDGFRMRGVTLSTGERLAADAVICAVPVWKVRGLLDQVPGHEDIYRACDHLTPVPIVSVNLYLDRSIEMADWGEILYGGEGVLEQVWDRQRMHGRDPSRTWFYSTTVSAAYELVKRSNEEIVDTQMDVLRRYYPAARDARVVHGHVVRMPRSTFAQRPGTAGVRPSQRTQVRGLAIAGDWTRTDWSTTMEGACQSAARAVDAVLADAG
- a CDS encoding MBL fold metallo-hydrolase, coding for MASSPPKTRRLRRVLVGLLATVAVLLAAFAVLFTRAPLPLGAPRGFDLNLVRTIARGTDEALPSTVGRWVVAKAHYPRGAVAAGWDYVTPITMVFPAFQIAWADRYIVVDAPHERATHDERFGGEDYDQAAYDGVSEALLGAAQIVFTHEHLDHVRGVSRSPHFAELAPRLHLTQQQRDHMPDDAGFDAQQLDTVEGRALTEPTRLAPGVVLIPAPGHTPGSLYVYVALANGQEVLLVGDAVWSHHNLNRAAGRPLALSLWLHEDRAATLDQARSLIMLREAQRTLAVVPAHDDLTVQSYVRDGFLHDGFVEVSATP
- a CDS encoding class I SAM-dependent rRNA methyltransferase; this encodes MARPVRLTKPLERVIHEGHPWIYRDALEPHDAQPGDTVTVHDKRGRFVCRGHADSGPIAVRVWTTEDESLARLYSARFSQAFALRERIRPPDSDAYRLVHGEADRMPGCVIDRYADVAVMRLDGDGATALREPLVLAAEPHLRALGIHTLLWRVGRKQQVEVNAAFGQLPTEHVIVRERGTKLVADLQHGQKTGLFLDLRESRHRVRQLSHGLRVLNLYGYTGGFSVAASLGGAAHVTTVDIAPEAVKLTADTYAANDLGGAAHEAVTSDVPPYLDGLPSDATFDLVVCDPPSFAPSERALPAALDSYRGLHERCMRRVVRGGLYLAASCSSHVDRAAFEETLREGARRARRVVQVLERSDAPADHPRLLGFPEFDYLKVSLCRVL
- a CDS encoding PPC domain-containing protein; its protein translation is MHHHSLRTLLHTASRRTRARRPIRSFPGWLLLASAGLALGCHAGGAGLEPRYVAVHNAMTAMGLAQTGAISEGSLDAGEEVRLEVELSGGQCYTFVALGGSGTRDMGVQILSEAGDELGRDLTHDRQAAAQACPDRAGTYQVVVTMVAGHGSYLLTSWSGAPAVARGGSGGGGQRGSAGGGCADPQSIGIGETVRGDTTGGPTMMQGSCVQSGNSPEHVYSFVVTERAMIDIALESAFDGALYLMTDCGSNELACNDDSPDTSHSRLHVTLDPGTYYVAVDGYGSPSQGAYSLSIQARAMQDVAQVCAAAPPMTPGVPVRGDTTGSADYFQATCAGGAHSPDNVYRLSVAQPSRVRLRQSSPGHDGAIYVRSTCDAASTELLCNDDHGTTAASMVTGVLQPGEYFVFSDGYSGGQSQAAGSYELVADLAPLTGGQANGDTCAAPLPSQTGNLAVDTFQAADDLAGTCGGQGAPDIVMALNVAARSRLRVNALNSEFNGVVYVRGGQCAVATGEVACQPIAPGGPGLDTVLAPGTYHLVVDGMDPSSFGQADFDVQLEDLVAMERMCRAATRIVPGRTVNGTTVGEQDNFQASCAGNAASPDRVYQLRLTRRMTVRAHMTTTDFDGALHIRRDCPDASTEVACNDDFDGQRQSLIETTLDAGTYFIVVDGFSRNNQGSYSLRVDTTRP
- the yacG gene encoding DNA gyrase inhibitor YacG, which translates into the protein MVSEPVCAVCKKPVPRPERGKLGDFPFCSARCKAVDLSRWLDGDYAIPDDGWSDALAFEPDEQ
- a CDS encoding VOC family protein — its product is MRYLHCMLRVRDLDAALRFFVDQLGLVEARRREHDAGRFTLVFLRTPADASAGDEAPEIELTYNWDQAEPYETGRFFGHLAFEVDDIYATCTRLMDAGVTLNRPPRDGRMAFIKSPDGHSVELLQRGAALPARAPFDQLPNEGSW
- a CDS encoding YXWGXW repeat-containing protein, with protein sequence MTDPTPKTPPHPRPRRSTLGQVGYALLSGGVVAVSLGLGGCYASTTRSQATVTYSSAPPQQQYTVVQAQTAPVYTSAQPASTVTYVTQDGTVYAEPAPTYTVYTAPPPPRQVVVQQRPPRSGAVWVNGHWQWNGAQYVWVDGYWVQPQPGYTYVQPRWEQRGSTYVYVQGYQRPTRVTVRQPQHRTVVVQPQPQPRQRTVVVQPQPQPRQRTVVVQPQPQPRQRTVVVQPQPQPQPRQRTVVVQPQPQPQPRQRTVVVQPQPQPQPRQRTVVVQPQPQPRQREVTTTRTVQTPSGQTRTTTRTTTTTRQPSQRQNPPSRSRRVYTPM